A single window of Halobacterium jilantaiense DNA harbors:
- a CDS encoding site-specific integrase, with product MSSIDDPERRYQLSRDRLKDADLHPDDIDAALEFLDAINPDISTVNFTGENGERETKAYGTLAAYAQALKRVGELANTPLVEMPDTRAVNAFFDEIGSGTHPDVKEGGYAKSTLSQWQSGVTKFYEYHDDLGINHTEVVVKRQPKSSVDERDMYTREEIQELRDAVNNTRDRCVLELLLNTGQRIRAIQTLRVKDVDTDEGVYYLNTDEAGLKGADKNGSKRPLLGAARPVYDWLKDHPTGEPDDYLITCLPTAQRGTAGEKLSQSTIRSQLKKVAKNAGVDKPPNPHNFRHYFVTACKRDYGMDESTIKHLIGHGPNSKVMETTYQHLTDDDHIRAAEVAADMREPEEESPLTPQVCPTCGEQLEPEAKACPGCGTVFAPDAKAAEDQIQDDMKQSYAETDPEDSDTQEKLDTLDEILDDPEVKAALAEKLGED from the coding sequence ATGTCCTCGATAGACGACCCCGAACGCCGCTACCAGCTTTCACGGGACCGACTGAAAGACGCCGACCTCCACCCCGACGACATAGACGCCGCGCTCGAATTCCTAGACGCAATCAATCCCGACATATCCACAGTCAATTTCACGGGTGAAAACGGGGAACGCGAGACGAAAGCCTACGGGACGCTCGCAGCGTACGCGCAAGCCCTGAAACGCGTTGGCGAACTGGCGAACACGCCGCTTGTTGAGATGCCGGACACGCGCGCTGTCAACGCGTTCTTTGACGAGATTGGTAGTGGCACCCACCCAGACGTGAAGGAGGGCGGCTACGCCAAGAGCACGCTCTCACAGTGGCAGAGCGGCGTTACAAAGTTCTACGAATACCACGACGACCTCGGGATTAACCACACTGAAGTTGTGGTGAAACGCCAGCCGAAGTCGTCAGTGGACGAACGCGATATGTACACTCGGGAGGAAATTCAGGAACTCCGGGACGCCGTGAACAACACACGGGATCGGTGTGTGCTTGAGCTCTTATTGAATACGGGCCAGCGGATTCGAGCAATTCAGACGCTCCGCGTGAAGGACGTCGACACTGACGAGGGGGTTTACTACTTGAACACGGACGAAGCCGGGTTGAAGGGCGCGGACAAGAACGGCTCGAAGCGTCCACTCCTCGGCGCGGCCCGGCCCGTCTATGACTGGTTGAAAGACCATCCCACGGGGGAGCCCGACGACTATCTGATTACGTGCCTCCCGACCGCGCAGCGTGGGACAGCCGGGGAGAAACTGTCACAGTCAACGATTCGCTCGCAACTCAAGAAGGTAGCCAAGAACGCGGGAGTGGACAAACCACCAAACCCTCACAACTTCCGGCATTACTTCGTCACAGCGTGTAAGCGCGACTACGGCATGGACGAATCGACGATTAAGCACCTAATCGGACACGGCCCGAACAGTAAGGTAATGGAAACGACCTACCAGCACCTGACTGACGACGACCATATTCGCGCGGCGGAAGTCGCAGCGGACATGCGGGAGCCTGAAGAGGAAAGTCCGTTGACGCCGCAGGTGTGTCCGACGTGTGGCGAACAGTTAGAGCCGGAGGCGAAGGCGTGTCCGGGGTGTGGGACGGTGTTCGCGCCGGACGCGAAGGCGGCCGAGGACCAAATACAGGACGACATGAAACAGTCCTATGCGGAGACGGACCCGGAGGATTCGGATACGCAGGAGAAGCTGGATACGCTCGATGAGATTCTTGATGACCCGGAGGTGAAGGCGGCGCTCGCGGAGAAACTTGGCGAGGACTAA
- the argS gene encoding arginine--tRNA ligase, with amino-acid sequence MFIAFRREVEAAVEAALDDLGYPTGDLGIEEPPGDVPAVLASSAAFRLASEAGAPPPQVAGELADAIDVSDAEYVADARSQGPYVNFAPSDAYFADTLAAAQNDDWGHLEDTGESVVVEHTSANPTGPVHVGRARNPILGDALARVLEYAGNDVTREYYVNDAGRQMAVFTWAYETFDESDLPEPGREKPDYDLVRYYRKGNEFLEEGPGEEVDAAEAEIAAIIEGLDRGDEDTYERVEEVVDTVLGGMQETLGRLPAEFDEFVKETEFLRDGSTHEVVDRLKDSEYAYEEEGAWQLDLDNWDIEQSFVFLRSDDTTLYTTRDLAHHEWKFEAFDRAITVLGEDQELHANKLNAALDILGNDTDRLEEQFYAWVNLPGGESMSTRQGTGVDMDDLLDEAVSRAEEAVRSRMGDRVRGDGLSDDDVDRIAEQVGIGAVRYDIVSKQPTKAITFDWEDALDFEGQSAPFVQYAHARACGILDEAGDVEPELDADVLDEDAERALLASVARFPLVVEAAAEDLEPHQVATYTREFADDFNAFYRECPVLADDVAPEVRAARLALVDAARQTLANALDALGIDAPESM; translated from the coding sequence ATGTTCATCGCTTTCCGCCGGGAAGTCGAGGCCGCCGTCGAGGCGGCCCTCGACGACCTCGGCTACCCGACCGGGGACCTCGGCATCGAGGAACCGCCAGGTGACGTGCCCGCCGTGCTCGCGTCGAGCGCGGCGTTCCGGCTCGCCAGCGAGGCGGGTGCGCCGCCGCCCCAGGTCGCCGGCGAACTCGCCGACGCTATCGACGTTTCGGACGCGGAGTACGTCGCCGACGCGCGCTCGCAGGGCCCGTACGTGAACTTCGCGCCGAGCGACGCGTACTTCGCGGACACGCTCGCCGCGGCCCAGAACGACGACTGGGGGCATCTCGAAGACACCGGCGAGTCCGTCGTCGTCGAGCACACGAGCGCGAACCCGACGGGGCCGGTCCACGTCGGCCGCGCCCGGAACCCGATTCTGGGGGACGCGCTCGCTCGCGTCCTGGAGTACGCGGGCAACGACGTGACCCGCGAGTACTACGTGAACGACGCCGGCCGCCAGATGGCGGTGTTCACGTGGGCCTACGAGACGTTCGACGAGAGCGACCTGCCGGAGCCGGGCCGCGAGAAGCCCGACTACGACCTCGTTCGGTACTACCGGAAGGGCAACGAATTCCTCGAAGAGGGCCCCGGGGAAGAAGTCGACGCCGCCGAGGCCGAGATTGCGGCCATCATCGAGGGGCTCGATCGTGGCGACGAGGACACCTACGAACGCGTCGAGGAAGTCGTCGACACCGTCCTCGGCGGGATGCAGGAGACCCTCGGGCGGCTGCCGGCCGAGTTCGACGAGTTCGTCAAGGAGACCGAGTTCCTCCGCGACGGCTCGACGCACGAGGTCGTCGACCGGCTGAAGGACTCCGAGTACGCCTACGAGGAGGAGGGCGCGTGGCAGCTCGACCTCGACAACTGGGACATCGAACAGTCGTTCGTCTTCCTGCGCTCGGACGACACCACCCTCTACACGACCCGCGATTTGGCCCACCACGAGTGGAAGTTCGAGGCGTTCGACCGCGCCATCACCGTCCTCGGCGAGGACCAGGAACTGCACGCGAACAAGCTCAACGCCGCCCTCGACATCCTCGGCAACGACACCGACCGCCTCGAAGAGCAGTTCTACGCGTGGGTGAACCTCCCCGGCGGCGAGTCCATGAGCACCCGCCAGGGCACCGGCGTCGACATGGACGACCTGCTGGACGAAGCGGTCTCGCGGGCGGAAGAGGCCGTCCGCTCCCGGATGGGCGACCGCGTGCGCGGCGACGGCCTCTCCGACGACGACGTCGACCGCATCGCCGAGCAGGTCGGCATCGGTGCAGTCCGCTACGACATCGTCTCCAAGCAGCCGACGAAAGCCATCACGTTCGACTGGGAGGACGCGCTGGATTTCGAGGGGCAGAGCGCGCCGTTCGTCCAGTACGCCCACGCCCGCGCCTGCGGCATCCTCGACGAGGCCGGCGACGTCGAGCCCGAACTGGACGCCGACGTGCTGGACGAGGACGCCGAGCGCGCGCTGCTCGCCTCGGTCGCGCGGTTCCCGCTCGTCGTCGAGGCGGCCGCCGAGGACCTCGAACCCCACCAGGTCGCGACGTACACGCGGGAGTTCGCCGACGACTTCAACGCGTTCTACCGGGAGTGCCCGGTGCTCGCCGACGACGTCGCGCCCGAGGTCCGGGCGGCGCGGCTCGCGCTCGTCGACGCGGCGCGCCAGACACTCGCGAACGCGCTCGACGCGCT
- a CDS encoding phage/plasmid primase, P4 family, with protein sequence MSIQKPPRPEPLDVTPSAIPDTLTNQDAWVCWRYEWDADREDWTKLPVDVNTGGIAKSTDGETWTSFEDAVSYHAKQTTDTDGIGFVLHDEATILGLDLDDCRDPETGDREAWADHVLEKVPTYAEVSPSGTGLRLLGLGFVPEGGNRADVEDEPGHIEMYDTGRYLTVTGHRIEDTPADVTQVHQAVKDVHGEYIASDAESAGSEDGPGGVNPTPKAGKTGSVPLSDADLIEKAKNAENGEKFRRLWNGDTAGYPSQSEADQALVNLLAFWTGGDRSRIDSLFRESGLYREKWDADRGDRTYGERTIRTALEGQTEFYDPDATENTSPERDAGENVTDGDKRTGTHDVTWSDVYERYQNAENSDGKNAARYDAAEVLLQNHYWRTFEEDDTLWWYDPNDGIYRQTGESQARQIVRDRLRDKYARNEVREVLSHLRAATTVTQDDMGGPAEKVAVANGVLDVSDRELSDHDPEYNFLSRLGTEYDPDADCPRFKQFLDEVVSDETAKKKLQEFAGFTLMHWRLKWHKSLFIVGPRNSGKSTFADTIRALHGEDTVASLSPQEMTQRFGGAELYGKWVNIRNDIPASAVKKTGTFKEIIAGDPIKAERKGKDPFMFTPTAKHIFAANQLPDTENDDGAFYRRILLAAFPRTIPQDDRDGDLDEKLESELPGILNWALDGLQRLREQGGFTGDLTPSLTAEKWDKWGSTVDRFASTCLDVGDVGNTEPIPKKTVHQVYKNFCEQESMPAEMQSEMTTRLKTDHNVSDGRATVNGTQKRCFLNVSFTARADAYRSDTDAGGRSSSGFGGFE encoded by the coding sequence GTGAGCATTCAAAAACCCCCACGCCCAGAGCCATTAGATGTAACCCCCAGCGCAATCCCCGACACACTCACCAATCAGGATGCGTGGGTGTGCTGGCGGTACGAATGGGACGCCGACCGCGAAGATTGGACGAAACTCCCCGTCGACGTCAACACCGGAGGGATTGCCAAATCCACGGACGGCGAAACGTGGACGTCGTTCGAGGACGCGGTCAGCTACCACGCCAAGCAAACCACGGACACGGATGGGATCGGATTCGTTCTTCACGACGAGGCTACCATTCTGGGCCTTGACCTTGATGATTGCCGCGACCCCGAAACAGGCGACCGCGAGGCATGGGCCGACCACGTGCTTGAGAAGGTCCCCACGTATGCGGAGGTATCCCCGTCCGGAACCGGATTGCGGTTACTCGGCCTGGGGTTCGTCCCTGAGGGAGGGAACCGCGCGGACGTCGAGGATGAACCCGGCCACATTGAGATGTACGATACCGGCCGATATCTGACTGTGACCGGCCACCGGATTGAGGACACGCCGGCGGACGTGACGCAAGTCCATCAAGCAGTGAAGGACGTCCACGGTGAGTATATCGCTAGTGACGCTGAATCCGCCGGCTCGGAGGATGGACCTGGCGGCGTGAACCCCACCCCTAAGGCCGGCAAGACCGGGTCGGTCCCCCTATCGGACGCCGACCTTATCGAGAAGGCGAAGAACGCCGAGAACGGTGAGAAGTTCCGCCGGCTGTGGAACGGAGATACGGCGGGGTATCCGTCACAGAGCGAAGCGGATCAGGCGCTCGTGAATCTGCTGGCGTTCTGGACGGGCGGTGACCGTTCGAGGATTGACAGTCTGTTCCGCGAATCCGGTTTGTACCGGGAGAAGTGGGATGCCGACCGTGGCGACCGGACGTATGGGGAGCGAACGATACGGACGGCGCTAGAGGGTCAAACTGAGTTCTACGACCCGGACGCCACAGAGAACACTTCCCCGGAGCGTGACGCCGGCGAGAACGTCACAGACGGCGACAAGCGAACCGGCACGCACGACGTGACGTGGTCGGACGTATACGAGCGGTATCAGAACGCGGAGAACAGCGACGGGAAGAACGCCGCACGGTATGACGCCGCCGAAGTTCTCCTACAAAACCACTATTGGCGGACCTTCGAGGAAGACGATACGCTATGGTGGTACGATCCGAACGACGGGATTTACCGGCAAACCGGAGAGTCACAAGCCCGCCAAATCGTCCGTGACCGCCTGCGTGACAAGTACGCGCGTAACGAGGTCCGCGAGGTCTTATCCCACCTTCGAGCGGCTACGACAGTCACACAAGACGATATGGGTGGGCCTGCAGAGAAAGTTGCCGTGGCCAACGGCGTGTTGGACGTATCCGACCGTGAGTTATCCGACCACGACCCCGAGTATAATTTCTTGAGCCGTCTCGGAACGGAATACGATCCGGACGCGGATTGTCCCCGGTTCAAACAATTCCTTGACGAAGTGGTGTCCGACGAAACAGCCAAGAAGAAACTGCAGGAGTTCGCGGGCTTCACGCTAATGCACTGGCGGCTAAAGTGGCATAAGAGCCTCTTCATCGTCGGTCCACGGAATAGCGGGAAATCCACGTTTGCCGATACGATACGCGCTCTTCACGGTGAGGACACCGTGGCTAGTCTCTCCCCACAGGAAATGACCCAACGGTTCGGCGGCGCGGAACTGTACGGGAAGTGGGTGAATATCCGGAACGATATTCCCGCGAGCGCGGTGAAGAAAACCGGGACGTTCAAAGAGATTATCGCGGGCGACCCCATCAAGGCTGAGCGGAAGGGCAAAGACCCGTTCATGTTCACGCCAACCGCGAAACACATTTTCGCAGCGAACCAGCTCCCCGATACGGAGAACGACGACGGGGCGTTCTATCGCCGGATTCTCCTCGCGGCATTTCCTCGAACAATCCCACAGGACGACCGCGACGGTGATTTAGACGAGAAACTCGAATCGGAGCTTCCCGGTATCTTAAACTGGGCGCTTGACGGCCTGCAGCGGCTTCGGGAACAGGGTGGCTTCACGGGTGACTTGACGCCGTCCCTAACAGCCGAGAAGTGGGATAAATGGGGGAGTACAGTGGACCGATTCGCGTCTACGTGCCTTGACGTGGGTGACGTAGGTAACACCGAACCGATTCCGAAAAAGACCGTGCATCAAGTGTATAAGAACTTCTGCGAGCAAGAGTCCATGCCGGCGGAAATGCAGAGTGAAATGACCACGCGGCTGAAAACAGACCACAACGTGAGTGACGGCCGTGCGACTGTGAACGGAACACAGAAACGGTGTTTTCTGAATGTCTCGTTCACGGCGCGAGCAGACGCCTATCGGTCGGACACAGACGCAGGTGGCCGGTCATCCAGTGGCTTCGGCGGCTTCGAGTAG